In Lewinellaceae bacterium, a single window of DNA contains:
- the pgl gene encoding 6-phosphogluconolactonase — protein MPTQIHIAKTPEQVAEDFAHYFAEWVKGKPIVTLALSGGSTPKALFRLWAEQYRDSIDWTKVHFFWGDERCVPPDDEESNFKMASSLFLSKTAIPAEHIHRIRGEAEPEAEARRYAEDIARTVSSRNGMPSFDMILLGMGGDGHTASIFPHQMELLSAEALCGVATHPESGQRRITLTGKVLNNASEVAFLVTGAEKSQKVEEIVKGKEGSERYPAAHIEPKGGELHWFLDEAAAGGLR, from the coding sequence ATGCCCACACAAATCCACATCGCCAAAACGCCGGAACAAGTCGCTGAAGACTTTGCGCACTATTTTGCAGAATGGGTGAAAGGCAAGCCCATTGTGACGCTGGCCCTCTCGGGCGGCAGCACCCCCAAAGCGCTCTTCCGCCTCTGGGCGGAGCAGTACCGCGACAGCATCGACTGGACTAAGGTGCATTTCTTCTGGGGGGACGAGCGCTGCGTGCCGCCCGATGACGAGGAGAGCAATTTCAAAATGGCCAGCAGCTTGTTCCTGTCTAAAACAGCTATTCCTGCGGAGCACATCCACCGCATCCGGGGGGAGGCGGAGCCGGAAGCGGAGGCGCGCCGGTATGCCGAAGACATTGCCCGCACCGTTTCTTCCCGAAACGGTATGCCTTCTTTCGATATGATCCTGCTGGGCATGGGCGGCGACGGGCATACCGCCTCCATTTTTCCCCACCAGATGGAGCTGTTGTCTGCCGAAGCGCTGTGCGGGGTGGCCACCCACCCGGAAAGCGGGCAGCGGCGGATTACGCTGACAGGCAAGGTGCTCAACAACGCCAGCGAGGTGGCCTTCCTGGTGACCGGAGCGGAGAAAAGCCAAAAAGTGGAAGAGATCGTTAAAGGAAAAGAGGGTAGCGAGCGGTATCCGGCAGCCCATATCGAGCCGAAAGGAGGCGAGCTGCACTGGTTCCTGGATGAAGCGGCGGCGGGAGGGCTGAGGTGA